The following coding sequences lie in one Methanobacterium alcaliphilum genomic window:
- a CDS encoding ABC transporter substrate-binding protein, with product MKIGYLSTVYHTSLLIKNMTKSINDENLEWELFPTGPAMINAFFAEKIDLGYIGLPPVMIGIDNGLKVKCIAGGHVEGTVLVAPSPYQTYHDLVEEKDGILKEEVFNKLISQFKGKTIGVPSKGCIHDVILRKISAKYSIKIKNYRWADLIPYALEEGEIDAGVGTPAMAVAAKKIANTQVIMPPKCLWANNPSYGIVVKEEIMKEKKEFLKDFLIIHEKMSRMINETPEKVAKIVSQELGLDDDFALKTFKISAKYCASLPNEFIESTMKFIEPLKQLGYLNSDLRFEDIFYTELIEKIHPQSPHY from the coding sequence ATGAAAATCGGATATTTGTCAACAGTATATCACACCTCACTTTTAATCAAAAACATGACTAAATCTATCAATGACGAAAATCTTGAATGGGAACTATTTCCAACCGGACCGGCCATGATAAATGCATTTTTTGCAGAAAAAATAGATCTAGGGTATATAGGTCTTCCACCAGTAATGATAGGAATAGATAATGGATTAAAAGTTAAATGTATTGCTGGTGGGCATGTAGAGGGAACTGTATTAGTAGCACCATCCCCCTATCAAACATATCATGACCTGGTTGAAGAAAAAGACGGAATTCTCAAAGAAGAAGTTTTTAATAAATTAATTTCTCAATTTAAAGGAAAAACAATAGGTGTTCCATCAAAAGGATGCATCCATGATGTAATATTAAGGAAAATATCAGCAAAATATTCAATTAAAATAAAGAATTACAGATGGGCAGATTTAATACCTTATGCTTTGGAAGAAGGCGAAATCGACGCAGGAGTAGGAACTCCCGCTATGGCAGTGGCAGCCAAAAAAATTGCTAATACTCAGGTAATAATGCCCCCAAAATGTTTATGGGCTAATAATCCCAGTTATGGGATAGTAGTAAAGGAAGAAATCATGAAAGAAAAAAAAGAATTCTTGAAAGATTTTTTAATAATTCACGAAAAAATGTCCCGAATGATAAATGAAACCCCTGAAAAAGTAGCGAAAATTGTTTCACAAGAATTAGGATTAGATGATGATTTTGCTTTAAAAACATTCAAAATATCAGCAAAATATTGTGCTAGCTTGCCCAATGAATTTATAGAATCCACAATGAAATTCATAGAACCCCTTAAACAATTAGGTTATTTAAATTCAGATTTAAGATTTGAAGACATATTTTACACAGAATTAATAGAAAAAATTCACCCTCAGAGTCCACATTACTAA
- a CDS encoding PP2C family protein-serine/threonine phosphatase, protein MNLDDGKTVINRIKEKLSGDSEASVMYLHAAVALIGSISILLTLEYEVLNLSEAHHTFIVLVEKTCVIIVIAYVVTRLKFFKEVLEKKFTLTNQIVLIVIFGLISIFGTYSGIDIFGAHANVRDLGPMVAGLVGGPVLGIGSALIGSLHRILLGGFTVVPCTIATLLSGTLAGLIYYLNKGKFIGILGAVVFASLMEVLHMLLTLLLATPYTQAVEVVEIVSGPMIFANALGMLIFAFMISNQLRELKTVRERDEYHDELERKKHELELAGKIQNSFLPENIPHMDDFEVDILNISSKEASSDFFDFIPINDKKVGLTIANVFGESFPTTLLMALSKTIMRNEAPHKNPNLLLDYLNRLISPDISSEIKITILYGILDLKNRIFSYSNAAHRPPILFQSSENKVKKLHQDDEILGKMQELNLKTYQIELKKGDGLIFYTDGLLKLFNKDNSMAMNNLMSFIHENQNINHENLIKKIKDHIDGLLEETPLKDNIIMIIITAKKD, encoded by the coding sequence ATGAATTTAGATGATGGGAAGACAGTGATAAATCGTATTAAAGAAAAATTAAGTGGTGATAGTGAAGCTTCTGTGATGTATCTTCATGCAGCAGTAGCATTAATTGGTAGTATTTCTATTCTATTAACCCTGGAATATGAAGTGCTGAATTTATCCGAAGCCCACCATACATTTATTGTACTGGTGGAAAAGACATGTGTTATTATTGTGATAGCATATGTGGTTACCCGCCTTAAATTTTTCAAAGAGGTTCTGGAAAAGAAATTTACATTAACTAACCAGATAGTTCTTATAGTTATTTTTGGGTTGATCTCTATTTTTGGAACGTATTCTGGAATTGATATCTTCGGTGCCCATGCCAATGTAAGGGATTTAGGTCCTATGGTAGCGGGATTGGTAGGAGGTCCTGTGCTAGGTATCGGTTCTGCATTAATTGGGTCCCTGCATAGAATATTATTAGGCGGTTTTACAGTTGTACCCTGCACTATTGCAACTCTACTCTCAGGAACCCTAGCCGGATTAATCTATTATTTAAACAAAGGTAAATTCATCGGTATTCTCGGAGCAGTTGTTTTTGCTTCATTAATGGAAGTACTGCACATGCTCCTTACTTTATTACTTGCAACCCCGTATACTCAGGCTGTGGAAGTTGTAGAAATTGTAAGTGGTCCCATGATCTTCGCCAATGCTCTGGGAATGTTAATTTTTGCATTTATGATTTCAAACCAGTTAAGAGAATTAAAAACCGTCAGGGAACGGGATGAATATCACGATGAATTAGAAAGGAAAAAGCACGAATTAGAACTTGCAGGTAAAATACAAAATAGTTTTTTGCCGGAAAATATCCCTCATATGGATGATTTTGAAGTAGATATATTAAATATATCATCCAAAGAAGCCAGCAGTGATTTTTTCGATTTCATACCCATTAATGATAAAAAAGTAGGGCTTACCATTGCCAATGTGTTTGGAGAAAGTTTCCCTACAACTCTCTTAATGGCACTATCCAAAACAATAATGAGAAACGAAGCACCTCATAAAAACCCTAATCTTTTACTGGATTATCTTAATCGTTTAATTTCACCGGATATAAGTTCTGAGATCAAAATAACCATATTATATGGAATATTAGATCTAAAAAACAGGATTTTTTCATATTCCAATGCAGCTCATCGCCCACCCATACTATTCCAATCTTCTGAAAATAAGGTGAAAAAGTTACATCAGGATGATGAAATTTTAGGTAAAATGCAGGAATTGAATCTTAAAACCTACCAAATAGAGTTAAAAAAGGGTGACGGATTAATATTCTATACAGATGGCCTTTTAAAATTATTTAATAAAGATAATAGTATGGCCATGAATAATTTAATGTCATTTATCCATGAAAATCAGAATATAAATCATGAAAACTTAATAAAAAAAATTAAAGACCATATAGATGGATTACTGGAAGAAACTCCCCTAAAAGACAACATAATAATGATAATTATCACCGCAAAAAAAGATTAA